A genomic region of Caulobacter sp. NIBR2454 contains the following coding sequences:
- a CDS encoding valine--tRNA ligase gives MLEKTFDPKTVEPRLYEAWEASGAFKPTDDPNAEPFSIVIPPPNVTGSLHIGHALNNTLQDVLTRFHRMRGKAALWLPGTDHAGIATQMVVERQLAAEGNTSRRDMGRDAFIERVWKWKAESAGSIQNQLRRLGASCDWSRERFTLDEGLSAAVRKVFVQLYKEGLIYRDKRLVNWDPHFQTAISDLEVEQKEVDGHYWHFAYTLEDGVTYQHPIAFDDEGKATEWETRDFIVVATTRPETMLGDTGVAVHPTDERYQGLIGKHVRLPITGRLIPIVPDEYADPEKGSGAVKITPAHDFNDFQVGKRHDLEAINILDAYGRISEPAPAEYVGMDRFAARKAIIARAEEEGWLRAIEKTRHMVPHGDRSGVVIEPWLTDQWYVDAATLAKPAIAAVENGDTVFEPKNWEKTYFEWMRNIEPWCVSRQLWWGHRIPAWYTFIKKSDSATFLEDRANPEIFVAETEEEAIALAEAYFGSKVVVVSDAAEATQHAYSQQIKPDDQKTWPIFRDEDVLDTWFSSGLWPFSTMGWPEKTSDLERFYPTQTLVTGFDIIFFWVARMMMMGLHFTGEVPFKRVVINALVRDEKGQKMSKSKGNVIDPLEIIDDLGCDAMRFTLTAMSGQARDIKLSRQRIEGYRNFGTKLWNAARFAQMNECVRVEGFDPADVTQTINKWIRGETAKTAAEVTKALEDASFDEAAGALYRFVWNVFCDWYLELAKPILNGDDQAAKTETRATAAWALDVCLKLLHPVMPFITEELWNKTAEFGHARDGMLITAKWPDLPLSFVDAAAEAEIGLVVAAVSEGRSVRAELNVPPSAKPPLLVLDASDAQRAAFQSNAAVIAQTLRVSGVKFETTAPEGAIPFVVEGATLALPVAEFIDLTAEKARLAKEIASHVSDIERTAKKLDNADFIARAKPEVVEENRERLAAAEAAKAKLEAALARLEAVG, from the coding sequence CATCGTCATCCCGCCGCCGAACGTCACCGGTTCGCTCCACATCGGGCATGCGCTGAACAATACGCTGCAGGACGTGCTGACGCGCTTCCACCGCATGCGCGGCAAGGCGGCCCTGTGGCTGCCGGGCACCGACCACGCGGGCATCGCCACCCAGATGGTGGTCGAACGCCAGTTGGCCGCCGAGGGAAACACCAGCCGCCGGGACATGGGCCGAGACGCCTTCATCGAGCGGGTGTGGAAGTGGAAGGCCGAGAGCGCCGGTTCGATCCAGAACCAGCTGCGTCGCCTGGGCGCGTCCTGCGACTGGAGCCGCGAGCGCTTCACCCTGGACGAGGGCCTGTCGGCCGCCGTGCGCAAGGTCTTCGTCCAGCTCTACAAGGAAGGCCTGATCTACCGCGACAAGCGACTGGTGAACTGGGACCCGCATTTCCAGACCGCCATCTCCGACCTCGAGGTCGAGCAGAAGGAGGTCGACGGTCACTACTGGCACTTCGCCTATACGCTTGAAGACGGCGTCACCTATCAGCACCCCATCGCCTTCGACGACGAAGGCAAGGCGACCGAGTGGGAGACGCGCGACTTCATCGTCGTCGCCACCACCCGCCCCGAGACGATGCTGGGCGACACCGGCGTGGCCGTGCATCCGACCGACGAGCGCTATCAGGGTCTGATTGGCAAGCATGTGCGCCTGCCCATCACCGGCCGCCTGATCCCGATCGTGCCGGACGAATACGCCGACCCTGAAAAGGGTTCGGGCGCGGTGAAGATCACCCCGGCGCACGACTTCAACGACTTCCAGGTCGGCAAGCGTCATGATCTGGAGGCGATCAACATCCTCGACGCCTATGGCCGCATCAGCGAGCCGGCGCCGGCCGAGTATGTGGGCATGGACCGCTTCGCCGCCCGCAAGGCGATCATCGCCCGCGCCGAGGAAGAAGGCTGGCTGCGCGCCATCGAGAAGACCCGCCACATGGTCCCGCATGGCGACCGTTCGGGCGTCGTCATCGAGCCGTGGCTGACAGACCAGTGGTACGTCGACGCCGCTACCCTGGCCAAGCCGGCCATCGCGGCGGTGGAGAACGGCGACACCGTCTTCGAGCCGAAGAACTGGGAGAAGACCTACTTCGAATGGATGCGCAACATCGAGCCGTGGTGCGTGTCGCGCCAGCTATGGTGGGGCCACCGCATTCCGGCCTGGTATACCTTCATCAAGAAGAGTGACTCCGCCACCTTCCTCGAAGATCGCGCTAATCCCGAAATCTTCGTAGCCGAGACGGAGGAGGAAGCCATTGCTCTGGCGGAGGCCTACTTCGGATCGAAAGTCGTGGTTGTTTCGGATGCCGCCGAAGCGACACAGCATGCCTATTCGCAACAGATAAAGCCTGACGACCAAAAGACTTGGCCGATCTTCCGTGACGAAGACGTCCTGGACACCTGGTTCTCGTCCGGCCTGTGGCCGTTCTCGACCATGGGCTGGCCGGAGAAGACCTCGGACCTGGAGCGGTTCTATCCGACCCAGACCCTGGTCACGGGTTTCGACATCATCTTCTTCTGGGTCGCCCGGATGATGATGATGGGCCTGCACTTCACCGGCGAGGTCCCCTTCAAGCGCGTGGTCATCAACGCCCTGGTCCGCGACGAGAAGGGCCAGAAGATGAGCAAGTCCAAGGGCAACGTCATCGATCCGCTGGAGATCATTGACGACCTGGGCTGCGACGCCATGCGCTTCACCCTGACCGCCATGTCGGGCCAGGCGCGGGACATCAAGCTGTCGCGTCAGCGCATCGAGGGCTATCGCAACTTCGGCACCAAGCTGTGGAACGCCGCGCGCTTCGCTCAGATGAACGAGTGCGTGCGGGTCGAGGGCTTCGATCCGGCCGACGTCACCCAGACGATCAATAAGTGGATCCGCGGCGAGACGGCCAAGACCGCGGCCGAGGTAACCAAGGCGCTTGAAGACGCTTCGTTCGATGAAGCGGCCGGCGCCCTGTACCGCTTCGTCTGGAATGTCTTCTGCGACTGGTACCTGGAACTGGCCAAGCCGATCCTCAACGGGGACGACCAGGCGGCCAAGACCGAGACCCGCGCTACGGCGGCCTGGGCCCTGGATGTGTGCCTGAAGCTGCTGCACCCGGTGATGCCGTTCATCACCGAGGAGCTGTGGAACAAGACGGCTGAATTCGGTCACGCCCGCGACGGCATGCTGATCACCGCCAAGTGGCCGGACCTGCCCCTGTCGTTCGTGGACGCCGCCGCAGAGGCCGAGATCGGCCTGGTGGTCGCGGCGGTCAGCGAGGGCCGTTCGGTTCGCGCAGAACTGAACGTGCCGCCGTCGGCCAAGCCGCCGCTGCTGGTGCTGGACGCCAGCGACGCGCAGCGCGCCGCCTTCCAGTCCAACGCCGCGGTGATCGCCCAGACCCTTCGCGTCTCTGGCGTGAAATTCGAGACGACGGCGCCGGAGGGGGCCATCCCCTTCGTCGTCGAGGGTGCGACCCTGGCTCTTCCCGTTGCGGAGTTCATCGACCTGACGGCGGAAAAGGCGCGTCTGGCCAAGGAGATCGCCAGCCACGTCAGCGACATCGAGCGCACCGCCAAGAAGCTGGACAACGCCGACTTCATCGCGCGCGCCAAGCCTGAAGTGGTTGAGGAGAACCGCGAACGCCTGGCCGCGGCGGAGGCGGCCAAGGCCAAGCTGGAGGCCGCCTTGGCGCGTCTGGAAGCGGTCGGCTGA
- a CDS encoding class I adenylate-forming enzyme family protein, with translation MTQAATAATPQPWPAMSVKQAFAMITAPGTPCEMEELDIRGVKTRVWKNAPPALRSIVEMGRAHGQKVFLVHEDERVTFEAFYRAVVAFAAELLSFGVQKGDRIALVMRNLPEWPVAFYAGVSVGAIVTPLNAWWTGAELEYGLTDSGAKVLIVDAERFERLAEHLPNCPELQRVYVSREVDEVTHPYVCKLESKIGAPNDWAKLPDAPLPTVEIQPDDDATIFYTSGTTGKPKGALATQRNINSNILAALCSGARPFLRRGEAPPAPDPDAPQKASLLSVPFFHATGCFAVLNPSLFGGAKLVMMRKWDPEKAMQVIERERVTQIGGVPTIAWQIIEHPARENYDLSSIETVAYGGAPSAPELVRKIKELWPKSSPGNGWGMTETSATATSNSAEDYEHRPDSCGPAVPVTDLKIMSIEGDRELPIGEVGELWCKGPQVVKGYWNKPEATAQTFVDGWVKTGDLARLDDEGFCFIIDRAKDMLIRGGENIYCIEVENVLYDHPAVMDAALVGIPHKSLGEEPAAVVTLKPDTQATETELRAFVADRLAAFKVPVKVVFWHETLPRNANGKILKNELKKVFVEG, from the coding sequence ATGACCCAGGCCGCGACCGCAGCCACCCCTCAACCTTGGCCCGCCATGTCGGTGAAACAGGCCTTCGCCATGATCACGGCGCCTGGCACGCCGTGCGAGATGGAGGAGCTGGACATCCGCGGGGTGAAGACGCGGGTCTGGAAGAATGCGCCGCCCGCCCTGCGGTCCATCGTGGAAATGGGCCGCGCCCATGGTCAGAAGGTTTTCCTGGTCCACGAGGACGAGCGGGTCACCTTCGAGGCCTTCTATCGCGCGGTGGTCGCCTTCGCGGCCGAACTGCTTTCCTTTGGTGTGCAGAAGGGCGACCGTATCGCCCTGGTGATGCGCAACCTGCCCGAATGGCCGGTGGCCTTCTATGCGGGTGTCTCGGTGGGCGCGATCGTCACACCGCTGAACGCCTGGTGGACGGGGGCCGAACTGGAATACGGCCTGACCGATTCCGGGGCCAAGGTCCTGATCGTCGACGCAGAGCGTTTCGAGCGCCTGGCCGAACATCTGCCCAACTGCCCCGAACTTCAGCGTGTCTATGTCAGCCGTGAGGTGGACGAGGTCACGCACCCTTACGTCTGCAAGCTGGAAAGCAAGATCGGCGCTCCCAATGACTGGGCGAAGCTGCCGGATGCGCCCCTGCCGACGGTGGAGATCCAGCCCGACGACGACGCGACGATCTTCTACACCTCGGGGACCACGGGAAAGCCCAAGGGCGCCCTGGCCACCCAGCGCAATATCAACTCCAACATCCTGGCGGCCCTGTGCTCGGGCGCGCGCCCCTTCCTGCGTCGGGGTGAAGCGCCGCCTGCGCCTGACCCGGACGCGCCGCAGAAGGCGTCCCTGCTGTCGGTGCCGTTCTTCCACGCCACGGGTTGCTTCGCCGTGCTGAACCCGTCGCTGTTCGGCGGCGCCAAGCTGGTCATGATGCGCAAGTGGGATCCGGAAAAGGCGATGCAGGTGATCGAGCGCGAGCGGGTCACCCAGATCGGCGGCGTGCCGACCATCGCCTGGCAGATCATCGAACATCCGGCCCGTGAGAACTATGACCTGTCGTCCATCGAGACGGTGGCTTATGGCGGCGCGCCCTCGGCGCCCGAACTGGTCCGCAAGATCAAGGAGCTGTGGCCAAAGTCCTCGCCCGGCAACGGTTGGGGCATGACCGAGACGTCCGCGACGGCCACCAGCAACTCCGCCGAGGACTACGAACACCGCCCCGACAGCTGCGGCCCGGCCGTGCCGGTCACGGACCTGAAGATCATGTCGATCGAGGGCGACCGCGAACTGCCGATCGGCGAGGTCGGCGAGCTGTGGTGCAAGGGCCCGCAGGTGGTGAAAGGCTATTGGAACAAGCCTGAAGCCACGGCCCAGACCTTCGTCGATGGTTGGGTGAAGACGGGCGACCTGGCGCGCCTGGATGACGAGGGCTTCTGTTTCATCATTGACCGGGCCAAGGACATGCTGATCCGCGGCGGGGAGAACATCTACTGCATCGAGGTCGAGAACGTCCTCTACGACCACCCGGCGGTTATGGATGCGGCCCTGGTCGGCATCCCGCATAAAAGCCTGGGCGAGGAGCCAGCGGCGGTGGTGACCCTAAAGCCCGACACCCAGGCCACCGAGACCGAGCTGCGCGCGTTCGTGGCCGACAGGCTGGCGGCCTTCAAGGTGCCGGTGAAGGTGGTGTTCTGGCACGAGACCTTGCCACGCAACGCCAATGGCAAGATCCTCAAGAACGAACTGAAGAAGGTGTTCGTGGAGGGCTGA
- a CDS encoding iron chaperone, which translates to MVQSKAPTVDAYMETVEPDRLAALQRLRALCRSVLDGYEEKMAWGMPGYSLNGQDPAVAFNSQKRHIAFYAGQTAVERFKDQLGGIDCGKGCVRYSRPDRIDFAVVEAMLRDIKARGQSMS; encoded by the coding sequence ATGGTGCAGTCGAAGGCGCCAACCGTCGACGCCTATATGGAGACGGTCGAGCCGGATCGGCTCGCCGCTCTCCAGCGGCTGCGCGCGTTGTGCCGAAGCGTCCTCGATGGCTACGAGGAGAAGATGGCCTGGGGCATGCCGGGCTACAGCCTGAACGGACAGGATCCGGCCGTCGCCTTCAATAGCCAGAAGCGCCACATCGCCTTTTACGCCGGGCAGACCGCCGTCGAGCGGTTCAAGGATCAACTGGGAGGCATCGACTGCGGCAAGGGCTGCGTGCGCTACAGCCGTCCCGACAGGATCGACTTTGCTGTGGTCGAGGCCATGCTCAGGGACATCAAGGCGCGCGGCCAGTCGATGTCCTGA